Proteins encoded in a region of the Octopus sinensis linkage group LG8, ASM634580v1, whole genome shotgun sequence genome:
- the LOC115214834 gene encoding histone-lysine N-methyltransferase SETMAR-like yields the protein MFRSGDFSFANQPRARPETKVDNEELEAVVEADTSQTTCESAAKLNDSNPSVFDYLKQIGKVKKLDKWVPHELNEHEMSRRLEICCHSMKAKKFRIVLLRRMKNGFFSTIASLLHSG from the coding sequence ATgttccggtctggtgactttTCTTTTGCAAATCAGCCCCGTGCTAGGCCTGAGACGAAGGTGGATAATGAAGAGCTGGAAGCTGTTGTGGAagcagatacatctcaaactacgtgTGAGTCAGCAGCAAAGCTTAATGATTCGAATCCATCTGTATTCGACTATCTGAAGCAAAttggcaaggtaaagaagctggacaagtgggtaccacacgaaCTGAACGAGCATGAAATGTCACGTCGTCTTGAAATTTGCTGTCACAGCATGAAAGCGAAAAAGTTTCGCATCGTATTGTTACGTAGGATGAAAAATggtttcttttcaacaatagcaagcctTCTGCACAGTGGTTGA